The DNA window TCTACTTTTTCCTTTTGAATTTTTGCATCATTTGACTTGGGTTTTGGCATTCTCTGTCTCCTTTTTGGTCTAGGTTTGTAAGATTGCTCAAACATTGCGTGCAAGTCTTTACACCCTTGACTTTGAAATTGTAAATCTTTCTgatcatcattattaattattggcaaaaaagttaaaatatttttaagatcatcttttgaaaatttattaatagctaattttctatattcatcatatgttttgtttaaattaacaaataattGAATATATGGATCACAATTAGAAACCTGATAGTTAATTAACTCATAGAGTTGATGATAACTATGATCAATATCCATAAACTTGTTTAGTTCTAATCTggatatttcatttttcataattgcattacatatattcataaatatttgataaaataaagtcATAATAGAAAGGTTACTATCCTTCaaatcttttttattatccaATTTTCCCCaacaattaaaattttctcCTCGTTTAACTATAACCTTCTCataataatcatataaaCTAAAGGAACGGTTAGGACTTATCTTGAGAAATTTGTCAGCTAGCCACATGAAAacatattcataattttgattaacatcattattactgtcattttgttttttatcatatttttgcaATTCTGTAAGTAAATAATCGCATAAAGCGCTAATTCTATCATAATTAGTATTACAATTTCCATTAggacaatattttttatacaagTTAGAGGTATTAAATATTGATTCATTAACAGTTCCATGGTTAAAAACCTCATCAGTATCGACAAATAATTTGcactaataaaaatttttaaatttaataaaaatatgtattatcgaatttgttattaaaataaagttaatgatattttataggcattataatattcagaaatataaagggaaagatttttattaaaaaaattatatttaccaCATTTTTGTCCATTATAAGAgtatattgttttaatcGTCAAACTAAGGAACATCATAttagtttatatatataatacatcaTAATATGTGATATACTTGTcttctatatataattattatatacaattaagcttatattttaaagtaTAAACTAATATAGAATAATAACGCaatcatattataaattaaaatatatttaaaacattttgggtttatacatatatgaaaatatcatgactattaataataaacaaataatcacattatattatcaatttaaataagtatatatcttatatttatatttttccacAGATATATGAAGCAATTAGTTTTACTGTGTGTTTTAATAAAGATGCTCCAATTATTAGATgctgtaaatatatagagaaataataaatctaATATTAGTAGGATTATTAAAAGGCATTTTATCTCATCATTTACATGTCATTAATGTAAGCATTTTAGTTACTATTCAATATTACATATTGAAACCTTTaacacaatttttaatagatataaaagaaattatttatttaaattataatatatacagaATACGTTAGATGATCCCATTTTATAGATAGgccatatataatagatacaccgttttatttatctacattattaaaaaaacaattttaaagtGTGCAATAACTTTATTTGCCTCCAAGCATTTCTCTacacataaattttatttattaatattagaTGGAAGTAATTGGttctaaatatattaatttatttactatACAGGCATAATATTAGGTTGATcactattaattttaaaattttatagttttgaggtataaataaattatattttaaaatcattaaaagaaaaaatgtgagcatattaataaaatttcatataatattttgttctaataatttttataataattaaaaaaattaggtATATAGGATTAgggttattattatatacctatacctatacatataaaatagtaaaatattttatcaataactaatatttaaatattactTTGTTGTgaaaaattcatataattaaatgttAATTTATCGAAAAggcaaataataattaattttatttgaaataataacattatattaatgtattatatatatgcaagcttatatatttatattttaaatctaTTGCtattatgaaataatatatacgtTATAAAACGCTATACTTTAAAACAATGAAGCAAGggaaattaataattggTTTAAAGTATTCCTCTTGAGTCATTAATTATCGCATTGCATCATACTGTGGTATATCagtaacaataataacaGTAATCATAATGAATTatgttattaaatatgaacaagtatattgtgtttattttataggatatatggatataaattcattatatatattcttaaatatatgataagaTTATAATTGTACGTACAAAAgattatatgaaatattataatttttagttaggatttttttaatgtgcTAATATTAGAATGGGCACTACcaagaaatataatattaatcatTCCATAATgttcattaaaaataatatttttacattataaACTAACTAATAGggtattataaaatattcaatacataatatattttagtttataagtataaaggtatatttaaaatggtACCGCATGTTACTTCTCAaattaattcattattCTAAACAAGTATGAACccaattataaaattaaaaattaatatatttaaattacatttatttgatttaatatttaaaatatatttcttgatcatttatatattaatagatCATAaggatgaaaatataatatacattttatatatactaacTATTACCCAAAACGAATCAATTTCCATGATCTATTTTAATTGGAATAGCTCGATTAACCTAATTTACATATTgtgttttttaattttaaaattagataatatatgcaccaaaaattattgattaattctatttatatataaggaAATGTTAGGAAATAAGCAAGGATATTGCATGTTCTAAAAGGagtttataatatatattgattaaatataaatgcacccaatatatcatttaattagaaaaaatattatcaaattgtttattaaatattacaattaaacaaaaaattgtcttttcatttattggaaataatattaaatatcaATATATCACGATGAATAATAACTTATATAAGTGCATTATTGGTGTCTAATGATGATacataaacattttttgaacAATTCgaatagaaatatatttttggttctttatttatactaatacaacttttttaaattattttattaaaaaaacgaaaaatgCATCTTTATCCTCTATGTGCAAGCGTATAATAATTAGGAGATgtgatttatttaaactATTACAAGGCTATAAAGTTTGTAATAGGAATATTCtggatattaaaaaaaatattatatatttgtttatttattctattATATGGTTAGGATGTTtgaacatattatatattatgggAATTTAGCTAAAtagatataaaagaaatttaatatttcctttaactacatttattattattttacattaaTTCAATTGTTATAAGCAGTAAGTATATGCTTaatcacatatatatttacaagtaacacatatttgtttaggtgtaatatttataattaaattccGTTATAATGTCTAAGGAAGtggtatataaatttttaaataaaatatgtctTCACATGTGATTAATATGCTGAATCGcctataaattatattaattttcattttagtgcatttatattcatacattcttttatttaattcgtAAAATATGTTCGTAGTGTGAAGCAATTAAATTTGCAGATGAAATTATTGTCTtcgataaaaaaattaaaaactaTACGTTTAAAGACGAGATATTCAAAGTTTATTGTCCTTACGATGACAGGCAGAAAAGGGGGCCAAATCGAAAATGTGATAGTGGTGGAAAAATTCTTGGCGCCGGTTTCATAGCATTGCTAAAAACTCTTGATGGCGTTGATGATTACGAGgagaatttaaaaaatgacaGACTTTCTGAATATGCCATTTTATGGTTAAATTCCAAAATTGATCAATATGAAGAAAGATTAATTGGAGTATATGCTGTTTATGACATGCTTACACGAAATGATTGGTTTGGAGAACATTATAATTCCATAAGAGAAAAAACAgatatgatgaaaattttttatacatatttgaaCAGACTTTATGGGCTACTTAAAGAAATATGTAATACAATCAATACATGTAAAGACTCTTCAAACACCAATGCATGCTTAAATCATGCTAAAAAATGTGTTCAGCTGTATCAAGGATTTGTTAAGGAGGGCCCTAAGCATCATGATTATTGTAATCCATATTGTCGTATATTgtcaaatttaaaaaaggattatgaaaattttcgaaaaaattataccaCAAATAATCTTCCAGAATTGAATCTTCCAAACGGAATAACCAGTTGTGAGAgtttatgtaaaaataaagaacaaGAAGCAAATGCTAAGAAACCGATAACTGATGTTTCAGAAATTGATACCCtccaaaaaaatagtttacAAGATCAATTACCAAGCGTATTAAGCGGTCGTCGAGAAAAACCACTGAGTGGTATAGAAGGCCATAAGGATAATTCAGATTctataaaagataaattaatagactttttgaataaattaaaaggcAAAGAAGGTGAATCTCCAGTTATATTGAGGTTTCAACAATATTTAAGAGATAGTTTGCAAGGTTTAGAGGGTGGTTCGAATGGGCAGCATAATGTATTAACTGGCCAGAATAGTGGATTAAAAAGTGTAGGTGGAATACGCCCCAATCTGAAGGGATTGCGTGGTCATGTTAAGGGAATAAACGGACAAACACAGGGATTGAAAGGTTTAAAAGGCGATATTTATGGTCAATCTGATGGATTAAACGGTCGAACATATCGATTACCAGGCTTAAAGGGCGATATTTATGGTCAATCTGATGGATTAAACGGTCGAACACAGGGATTGAATGGCCAAGAAGGTGAATCTCCAGTTATATTGAGGtttaaacaatatttaaGAGATAGCTTGTCAGGTTTAGAGGGTGGTTCAAATTGGAAATATAGTGTATTAAATAGCCATAGTGAATTCGAAAATGTAGGTGGAATAAGCCCCAAAATTAATGGATTAGGTGGCTATGTGAAGAAAACAAGTGATCGAACACAGAAATTGAAAGGTCAAAAAGGTGAATCTCTAGGTATATTGCGAGGTCAATCAGATTTAAGATATAAATTACCAGGTTTAGAAGGTGATTTTTATGATCAATATGGTGGATTAAATGGCCTTATGGACGAAACAGGGGGGCGGACGCAGGGATTGAAAAGTCAAGAAGGCGGATCCTTAGATATGGAGTATGGTTCTCcccatttaaaaaatgaatccaaaaataattcaaccACGCTAGAAGACAATGTAAATTCACCTCgaaaaattacaaatttattttttgataaccCTTTAGGATATTCAAAatcaaatttaaatgatgtAAAAACACAACGATTGCATCCAATTTTTAAtggaaacaaaataatttatattgtaGTTGCATTTATTTCGATTCTCATTATTTTAGGAATTTCATATAaggtaaataataagacaattcgaaattataaaatttaaaaaatatatattacaaaatattttgtgagccataaaaaaaataattatatttttttactattttatgTTAGTATTTATCACTTGTGGGGGTAAAAAAGTtgaagagaaaaaaaaaaatgaaaaaaattataaatatgtgtgttaaaaataaaataaaaaggaatttAAAATACATTATCGAAAATAATCAACGGGgacaattataaattttgttgaTGAGGAAATGGAATtattaaacatataaaatcatATAGAGGAAGACTATTGTAACACAAAtagaaaattaatattaatattaatattatagatTCTCATAAAGGAAGcatatttcataaaatataatacccatatttcatttgtcttttcaatttaaatatgattAAAACGCAacatgaatattttattggaATGATATTACTAATGTGAAATCCTTTATTAAACtatgtttttttgtgattatacttaatgcatatatttatattaaaataaattatagtatatgtataagaatgcatttaaattttaatataaataatgctcatttttgtatttgaatattttatgtttctgttgaattttaatttacattaatataaattgttttgtattatttgtttattaggcacaaaagtataatatttttaattcgaTAAAACGAAATATTTAggcatattaataaaatttcctaatatattttgtttttattaattaaaaaaaatatgtatacagAATTAgagttattattataatatatatacatataaaatattgcaTTATTGAGTAAATACCGAAATATTGTTTACTTCaggaatataatatagCAATTGATTAGtttgaatattatattttttataatatacatagaCAAATCTATATTCTAAGCAACGAAGCATGGAAATATTCTGCAttgatttaaattatttatattgagTGCATTAATTATTCCACAGTAGCATACAATGCTATGGCGAAgcaacaataataatattagattagcatattattaaatacgaacaaatatattatgtttatttgaTACACGATATGggtataaatttattatatatactctTAAAGGTATgaagatattaaaaaaatatatataaaagataaaatgaAACATTATAGCATTTATTTAAGTACGATGTAATATGGTAATATTAGAATTAGCATTATCAAGAAAGGCAACATTAATGTATTAATGATTCTATagttttaattaaaaattcagttattttattatagaaataaatataatattattacaaactgtgcaatatataatatatgtttaggTTATAAGTAGGAATATGCGCAagatatgataaaataacgTTATATTGATTCTAAGAAGTGATAATTACCAACAAACCAAGagtaattattaaaattaaaaaaataattaagtTTAAGGcgaatttataatttaaattcacattttctttatatttgtataataaatgttaatatgaatgaaaaggataatatatatttcatatatacaaccattactataaaaacaatttatacacatgtattatttatttttataattggttttattaatttatattaaatgtcatatatttttttaagattATAAAATACACAAATTATGCACCTctaaatattcattaaaatGAGTTCGGGTGTAGAGaatatatccatataaGTAAAGTTATTGCACATCTAAATTGTGTTTctaatttaaattgttaattaaaatctaaatataaaaaatatataatttatttagaagatataataatatgtttttaaacATAGTAACAATAaacacttttttttatatttattatatataatattaaaatatattatctaaTAATAAGTTACATAATGTGTTAGCGACATACAATAATAGgatacacatatattttaaaaattataatgacaatataattccattatttatagTTTGGAATTTCTTTactaaaaaatagataGACTTACAATTATAAGGAGATGTATTTGATTTAAACTATTACAaggttataaaaaattatataactgGTTTATATCTGttactaataaaaataatgattgtGTGTAAATTGAATTTTACATCTAAgacaataaatattttaaacaaataaaaatttaagatAATTAAGATacttttgataatataaaatgtaatatatcTTTGGTAATAATGTTGCATtattattctatatttatttaaataataagaatatGCTTAATTTACGATGttaattatgcatataactTAAGTAATTGTATAACTTATTTGATACGTGCATATGCTTTACATAAAACATAACATGACACTAATTAATCTACAAACTAAGACATAACCCCATTATAATGGACACAGAATCGGTAAATACActcttttaaataaaaatattttattatatttcagATTTTACGTGAGCTATTGATTATAATtaactttattttaataacgTTTTcgttaataaatattttattaattttttaaaaatgttttcttAGTATAAACTATTTCTTGAAGTTGATAAACTTTTTGATGATCAATCTGTTAAAGTGGCAAATTTTAACGCTTACCATAATGTATCCGATTATTGCCCTGAAAAAGATGGATATAAAAGTTGTGATAATGATTATCAAAGAATCAACGCTATTGGAGCGTATTTAATTACGcaattatatttgaaaaattccAGTATAAATGGAGGGAACAATGATAAAAGATTTATTGAATACTTTATTATGTGGTTAggtcatatattatataggATGACAGAAGATCATGCCATTACTTTAAAGTCGGGTTATgacaaatatttaaaggATAATTTTGGAGAATTTAGGCATTGGTACCTTTTACAAGATAAAAAGTATCTGACGAATTCTAACATGGCAATTATGAATTTGctttatcttttatttcagcaattttttgaaatgaTTAAGAAATATCGAACACCACATGTATTAGGACACGAATATGGAAACATGGCCCTTGaatgttattttatatatggcCAAATTTCTAATTTGATTAAACAGTGTGACCCGTATCTTGAATTATTGGATCATTTAAGAACAATGTATAacgaatttataaaaagtgTTAAAAGGGAAAATCTCCATAAAGATATACATGCTCAGCTTATGGAGCTTCCACcaatagaaaaaaacatgttTGGACGTAATTTCAAAACTAAAAGATGCATACGATTGCATCAAAagttagaaaataaaaattccaAGCTTATAAAATTGGGAATTAAAATGTTAAAGGATGATGCAAAAAGAAGAATCCGGAGCATATCTAATTCAATAGCATCTCAAGATGCGGAAGATGATGACGATAACGACGgtgatgatgatgatggTGATAGTGATAGTGATAGTGATAGTGATAGTGGCAGTTATAGTGATAGTGATGATGATGTTGTTGACGATGCTGCTGCTGATGATGATAATGATCCTGATGCTCCTTATTATGATGagatcataaaaaaatttttaagtcAATTAGAAAATAGCCAACAAGGAACATCACCTGTACCAGCACCGCAACAAACACAAACACATGCAGCTACAAAATCAGTACCTACACCACAGCAATCACACCAACAACAGAAGCCACTTGCACAGCCAACAATTGGACAATCATCATCTACAACATCGTCAATGATTACAACATCACCAATAGGAACACAAGCATCATCAGGTACAAAAGTATCAATGAGTACAACACCATCAACACCTGAAAAACCAGAATCTTTAAAACTAGCACTATTAGCAGAATCATCACAGCCACAAAAAGCACCAAAAGCGCCAATTACACAACCAGAAGCACAACAGAAAGTAGCTGTAAAAGCGGCAACTCCAAAAGCAGCAACTCCAAAAGCAGCAACTCCAAAAGCAGCAACTCCACAAACAGCAGCTGCACAAACAGTATCTGTAAAACCAGCTCCTGCAAAACCTGCATCTACACAAACAGCAGCTGCAAAACCAGCAGCTGCAAAACCAGCACCTCCACAAACAGCAGCTGCAAAACCAGCACCTCCACAAACAGCAGCTGCAAAACCAGCACCTCCACAAACAGCAGCTGTAAAACCAGCACCTGCAAAACCGGCACCTCCACAAACAGCAGCTGTAAAACCAGCTCCTGCAAAACCTGCACCTGCAAAACCAGTATCTGCACAAACACTAGCTGTAAAACCAAAGTCACAACATGAATCTACAGAACCAAAACCTGCAAAACCAGAAGATTCAAAATCAACATCTGCACAATCAGCTCCTGGAAAACCAGCATCTGCAAAACTACAACGGCAGTCACCATCAAGACCTAACACATCAGAAACTGGAAAACTAGCACGGTCAGAAGCATCGCCACAACCATCATCTGCAAAACCACCAGCAACACCACAACGATTAGAACAATCACCAAAAACTTTGCTATCTAAAATACCTGGAACAGGCATAACATCATCAACAAGTGAAAAGGTATCAACGATTACAAAAACATCAAATTCTACAGCATCACCAGACACTACAAAATTATCGACACCTACACTATCATCAATCACTACGACAATATCGATGCCTACAACAGCATCAACGATTACAGTACCATCAAAAACGATATCATCTACAACAACATCAACAGGTGAAACAACTTCGATAACTAGCTCATCAATAAAAAGCGCATTAACTGGAAAAAATGGTGCTTCAAAAGAATCATCTCGAGTAAAGAGATCACCAGAATCTGGAGGTTTAATAAATAGTTCAGAAACTGGATCAGGGAATACAGGAGGTCAATCATCAAGCCAACATATCATCCAAGAAGACCCAGGGGGTAGTTCAAAAAAAGATACAGGAGAACCAATGAACCAAGTCAATAGTCCATCATTAGACCATCAACCACAAAATCCAGacaaaaaaacacaaaatCAAACATTGGGATCGAATAATCAAGGAAGCCAaccaaaaaatgaatatgacAGATCGCCAGATACACAGAATAAAGTAGGAAATGCCCAAGGTAATGCAGATACTAGAAATAAAACAGGTCCCTCAAGCGATATAAGCAATCAGCCTCAAAGTACAAATCCTAAGCAGGGAGGTACTGGTAGTGGGTTAGAAAGTTCAGGGAAAAAAACAGCAATTAATACACCAAATAAAACAGACAATGTGAATAATCCTTCACCAAGACCCAAAGCACCAAGTCAAGCAATGGGATCGGGAGATCAAAGGAATGAGAATGTTACTGCACCAAGCGTGCAAAGCAGTGGGAATGGTGTACCAAACGGTATAGATAATGGAGCAAGAGACactaaaaataatgcaagCACTGGAAAAAGTGGGGAAGGAAATTCAAATGGTGCCGCAGTAAACAATGAAGAAGAggaaaataagaaaattgTTCAAAATCAAGGTACAGATAATAAACTAGGAAGTTCAAGTAGTGGATCAGTAGATAGAAATGGTGGAACAGGAGTTCCAGGTAATATAACAGGAGGTAAAGACGTGAATAAAGGAAGCTCAGGAGGTGGATCAGGAGTTTCAAGTAATGGATACAATAGTTCAGGGAGTGAGATAAATACAGATAAGCAACCACAAAATGTTTCACTGTCTCCATCACCACAAACTCCATCATCATCACTACATCTATCTCCACCACCAGTAACTTCATCACCATCAGCTACACCATCAATAACATTATCATCTTCAGTACCTGGAACAACTACAACTGTATCAACAGGTGAAAAGGCTAAGTCAGATATGCCATCAATAGAAAGCGCATTATCTGGGAAAAATGATACTCCAAAAGTTTTATCTCGAACACGGAGATCAACTAATCCTGGAAGTCTAATAGGTACTTCACCAACTGGATCAGGAACTACAGGAGATCAATCATCAGTAACTATATCACTCCCACCACCAGTTAAACCATCAAACGCAGGGAATGGAAGTACAACTGGAAaagatattaaaattgacGAAAAATCATCAATATGGTGTATATccccaaataaaaaatgtaacatAATAGGTATTGGCATTATAGGAATTTCAatattcgtttttttagcatttatgtttaaggtaaataatatgaaactattaaatatatcatttaaaaaaatttcctCAATGCATAATTACGActataagaaatatattatatttttttatgtttttattttagtatttatcatttggatcgagaaaaaaatcgaagaaaaaaaaaatcacgaaaaaagttataaattTGGT is part of the Plasmodium chabaudi chabaudi strain AS genome assembly, chromosome: 6 genome and encodes:
- a CDS encoding CIR protein, with translation MSKEVCEAIKFADEIIVFDKKIKNYTFKDEIFKVYCPYDDRQKRGPNRKCDSGGKILGAGFIALLKTLDGVDDYEENLKNDRLSEYAILWLNSKIDQYEERLIGVYAVYDMLTRNDWFGEHYNSIREKTDMMKIFYTYLNRLYGLLKEICNTINTCKDSSNTNACLNHAKKCVQLYQGFVKEGPKHHDYCNPYCRILSNLKKDYENFRKNYTTNNLPELNLPNGITSCESLCKNKEQEANAKKPITDVSEIDTLQKNSLQDQLPSVLSGRREKPLSGIEGHKDNSDSIKDKLIDFLNKLKGKEGESPVILRFQQYLRDSLQGLEGGSNGQHNVLTGQNSGLKSVGGIRPNLKGLRGHVKGINGQTQGLKGLKGDIYGQSDGLNGRTYRLPGLKGDIYGQSDGLNGRTQGLNGQEGESPVILRFKQYLRDSLSGLEGGSNWKYSVLNSHSEFENVGGISPKINGLGGYVKKTSDRTQKLKGQKGESLGILRGQSDLRYKLPGLEGDFYDQYGGLNGLMDETGGRTQGLKSQEGGSLDMEYGSPHLKNESKNNSTTLEDNVNSPRKITNLFFDNPLGYSKSNLNDVKTQRLHPIFNGNKIIYIVVAFISILIILGISYKYLSLVGVKKLKRKKKMKKIINMCVKNKIKRNLKYIIENNQRGQL
- a CDS encoding CIR protein; this encodes MDTESYKLFLEVDKLFDDQSVKVANFNAYHNVSDYCPEKDGYKSCDNDYQRINAIGAYLITQLYLKNSSINGGNNDKRFIEYFIMWLGHILYRMTEDHAITLKSGYDKYLKDNFGEFRHWYLLQDKKYLTNSNMAIMNLLYLLFQQFFEMIKKYRTPHVLGHEYGNMALECYFIYGQISNLIKQCDPYLELLDHLRTMYNEFIKSVKRENLHKDIHAQLMELPPIEKNMFGRNFKTKRCIRLHQKLENKNSKLIKLGIKMLKDDAKRRIRSISNSIASQDAEDDDDNDGDDDDGDSDSDSDSDSGSYSDSDDDVVDDAAADDDNDPDAPYYDEIIKKFLSQLENSQQGTSPVPAPQQTQTHAATKSVPTPQQSHQQQKPLAQPTIGQSSSTTSSMITTSPIGTQASSGTKVSMSTTPSTPEKPESLKLALLAESSQPQKAPKAPITQPEAQQKVAVKAATPKAATPKAATPKAATPQTAAAQTVSVKPAPAKPASTQTAAAKPAAAKPAPPQTAAAKPAPPQTAAAKPAPPQTAAVKPAPAKPAPPQTAAVKPAPAKPAPAKPVSAQTLAVKPKSQHESTEPKPAKPEDSKSTSAQSAPGKPASAKLQRQSPSRPNTSETGKLARSEASPQPSSAKPPATPQRLEQSPKTLLSKIPGTGITSSTSEKVSTITKTSNSTASPDTTKLSTPTLSSITTTISMPTTASTITVPSKTISSTTTSTGETTSITSSSIKSALTGKNGASKESSRVKRSPESGGLINSSETGSGNTGGQSSSQHIIQEDPGGSSKKDTGEPMNQVNSPSLDHQPQNPDKKTQNQTLGSNNQGSQPKNEYDRSPDTQNKVGNAQGNADTRNKTGPSSDISNQPQSTNPKQGGTGSGLESSGKKTAINTPNKTDNVNNPSPRPKAPSQAMGSGDQRNENVTAPSVQSSGNGVPNGIDNGARDTKNNASTGKSGEGNSNGAAVNNEEEENKKIVQNQGTDNKLGSSSSGSVDRNGGTGVPGNITGGKDVNKGSSGGGSGVSSNGYNSSGSEINTDKQPQNVSLSPSPQTPSSSLHLSPPPVTSSPSATPSITLSSSVPGTTTTVSTGEKAKSDMPSIESALSGKNDTPKVLSRTRRSTNPGSLIGTSPTGSGTTGDQSSVTISLPPPVKPSNAGNGSTTGKDIKIDEKSSIWCISPNKKCNIIGIGIIGISIFVFLAFMFKYLSFGSRKKSKKKKITKKVINLVDGRKMEKTFIKSVDREKKSNIIINSGDNKKIAKIIMNSDDTNKPIKMAINPWDEKQKTHITINSDDNIKPIKKVIDPWDEKRKTHITINSDDNIKPIKKVIDPWDEKRKTHITINSDDNKKIEKIIMNSDDTNKPIKTAINPWDEKRMTHITINSEHTKKYTKSVINSGDRKKTKIIVNSVNEKITLLNIYKLMKADPMPFINLFFLVIFFVYKRKRNTIE